The sequence TTTCGTCGTTTgctaaatttaaaactaatatagCGAATAATATACTTTATCGCTTTTTTTAGTTTCACCAATTTACTTACCGTCCAATAAATAAATAGTCTAGGGCGGCTGTCTTTGTAGATATGTGGAGATAACTGCATAAAATATAATTGAACTTAAATTGATTGAGAAGTAACAAGTTCTTATGTAACTAAGTGACTTTAATCTACATAATATGTTAAAGAAACCAAAAGGAAGATAAAATCAAtgtaaaaaaacttaaataaccAAAAACACATACAACCCATAACAATAAGAATGTTAGTGAAAATTGAACCGAACAACAACCCATATGTGAAAGGCTATAAAGATGATCTTAATTCTTAGATATGCTAATTGTGATTATCAAAGGATAATACATTCAAATATTAATAAGCTCATTGAGAAAATGGAGAAAAGAAACTTCATATCTCCAATAATGTTAAACGAGGTTGATGAAGAGATGAACTTATAGTTTCTTATTTGCTTGTGttgcttattattatatttcttgcaatttcatATTCTTTTGTACTTtcctttgaatcaaataaaaTGTTTTTTCCTTTCCTAAATGTTTATTTGCCAACATGTTTGCATGTTTAAATGGCAATGCATCTTTATGCGTCTTTTTAATTTCGACAAATGGGAAGTAGTATATTCCTAAGGAGGAATAAAGTATAATGTCTACTTAATTAAAGGGAAATATAATCACTCCAAACAATTTTTTCTTTTACCAAAAATGATAGATTCATTCTCAAATTTCTTTGAGAGAATGTGGCAACTACATCCTTCGGAATTGTTGTCACACCAAAGATGATAAAATCATTCTAAAACTTTTATATCATCGACACATATACTaggaaatcaaataaataatgtaATATGAGAATAATTTACATACCTGCCAACCAGCTTCAATGGTGTTGACGTCTTTTTCAGATGAATTAGACATTAGCCATATTTGAGACAAGCTGAATTCATTTGAAATTTCTACATGTGGTATCCACACATTTATGGTAGCCCTTGCTCCATAAATCTCTCTCCACTCCATATACGCAACTGCATGCTGCAGTAATAACAAATACCAACTTTAATCATAAGACACACTCAAACATGTAGGTTCATGTGATTGAGGTTGTAGGTGTTTAAATTGTGGTAATTATAGTTTCTGCGACGCAATTTAGTGTTGTTTCAAGGTCAGTTCTAATTGGAAAATTTTGAGATACAAATTAAAATCACAAAATTCATTGCATTGGAAGAAAATTGTGATTCgagatttttaaattataatttttaataaaacgaATGAACAAACATGGATAAAATTACCTAATGCATTTTCTAACCCCCTACAGGTATTATAATACAAGCACAAGCACATGCATTTTATATGATTGAATGGATGTGGGTTCAAACCATAATTATccataaaaataaagaaattgtGAGAAAAAAATTTGAGTCTATGCAAATACATACTAGATGTTTAGTGTTGTCGTtgacttttttttcaaatccgcTAGTACGCTTCGTTGTTAACATGTCTTGTTCTGTCATTCGTCTAATTGGTATGGTTCCATCTGGACATGATTCACCGGATAAACTCCACATTTGAAAATTTTCACTCCAATTACCCTTTAGATTATGTCTTTTTGGTAATTTTGGAGGATcctgtatataaaaaaaatactttaaaattatcgaatcatatatttgaagtagctaaaaaaaatatttctaaattttCTTATTAAAACAAAATACCAATGGTTTTTGTCCTTTCAATAGAGGATGATCAAAAGCGGGTTGTTTATGTGTCAAAACACAATCTATTATATCACCATCCGGACtctgaaaaaaaaaaatacatacacaCAAACATACAAGTTAGCATCAAATAAAAgcggaaaaaatatattttttggtccTGTAAGTTAACCTCGAGATTCTTTTTGTCCTTTAACTTTTCAAAAATGTAATTTTAGTCCTTTTTATTATATTAGCgacgaaaaaactcaaaaatcggtcgctaaatcAGTCGATAAATCAGTcgttaatatgacaaaaaggaataaaatgacacattttaaacaattaagagaccaatataaaactttttaaaatttagaGACCAAAATAACTCTAAAATTAACATACGGgattaaaaaaagtaatttcCATAAAAAGcgtgtttaaaaataatttagaacGACGAATCAAAATTTCCTTATAAATTTAAATAGATTCGAATACACCTACTTTTAACTCTATTGATATTTTAAGATTTATTTTTACTTACTTGAATGGTCTTAACGGTAGACTTGTTGATTTTGTTTAGACGGGTAGCTATAATTTTCTTCAACTTATGAAATTCTTCTTCTGATCGAAGAGTTTGATTGGCTAATTGACTGTTTGATTCTAAAcaaataacaatacaaaataaagaaACAAGGACAAGAAAATGAAGGAGTAGGGAGATGATTGGAGAGCTAAAAtccatgtttgtgtttttcttatttaacaataaaaacaaacaaacaaacaaacaaatatataTCGGATTGTAGTTAAATTCAATTGATTATATAATATTTACTTCCTACATTTTGTCCAAAAAATCCTTTCCTTTGAATAATTATATTGTGTTTTTTCTAGAAacatcatattaaaaaaaaaattttatggaaaaaaatatcaaataggtATTtggtaattaaataattaaaaataaaataatttaaaagaaaattttgttttatactttcgaaaatattttttatgatatttttttttaaatagaaaaagttgTTCTAAAATCACATAAGTTTATAAAAATAGATATTACAAAACTTTATTAAAAGTAGCttgaatttaattgatttttaaaaaagaaatttcttaaaaaaaagtcATAGCAAAAGCATGAAAAaatctaataatattaataaaaaagtatttcaacaaaattattattttaaactttAGTTAAGAAATTATTTCCaacttttaaacaaaattaaaatttattcaaaatatattgaaataaacgggccctatatttattcaaaataattatcTCCTTTCCTTTTTTGTCTTGGTAGCGGAAGGGGTTGACAATATGGATGGCAATAGGTCGGATCGGTGCGAGTTCCACACtatccaaacccgcacccgaaatcaccACTCGAACTCGAATTCAAATCCAAAGgctattcgggtgacaaaataacaccaacGCCCACACCTGCTGGGTTCGAGTTTTTTCACCCAAAACCGAAcccgcagcaaaatacataaaatatattttttctacacttttcttacaactttccacaatattatatatatatatatatatatatatatatatatatatagggttaatTAACTTTTTCGtcactttaaatatttcaaatttcatttttagtctctccaaaattttccttcaagaaatcgtcccttcaaaatttttcttccgaactattggtccctaatgtcaaatttcgtagctaatcagtggctaaagtcgtagctaatctctagcaaatttgacgttagggaccaatagtttagacgaaaaattttgaagggacaattcttaaaggaaaattttagagggactaaaaacaaaatctgcaatatttagagggaccaaaaagttcattaacccatatatatatatatatatatatatatatatatatatatatatatatatatatatatatatatatatatatatatatatatatataagcatatatatatatatatatatatatatatatatatatataagcatatatatatatatatatatatatatatatatatatatatatatatatatatatatatatatatatatatatatatatatatatatatatatatatatatatatatatatatatatatatatatatatatatatatatatatatatatatatatatatatatatatatatatatatatatatatatatatatatatatatatatatatatatatatatatatatatatatatatatatatatatgcttatatatatatatatatatatatatatatatatatatatatatatatatatatatatatatatatgcttatatatatatatatatatatatatatatatatatataagcatatatatatatatatatatatatatatatatatatatatatatatatataagcatatatatatatatatatatatatatatatatatatatatatatatatatatatatatatatatatatatatatatatatatgcttttatatatatatatatatatatatatatatatatatatatatatatatatatatatatataagcatatatatatatatatatatatatatatatatatatatatatataagcatatatatatatatatatatatatatatatatatatatatatatatatatatatatataagcatatatatatatatatatatatatatatataagcatatatatatatatatatatatatatatatatatatatatatatatgcttatatatatatatatatatatatatatatatatatatatatatatatatgcttatatatatatatatatatatatatatatatatatatatatatatatatatatatatatatatatatatataagcatatatatatatatatatatatatatatatatatatatataagcatatatatatatatatatatatatatatatatatatatatatatatatatatatatatatatatgcttatatatatatatatatatatatatatatatatatatatatatatatatatatatatatataagcatatatatatatatatatatatatatatataagcatatatatatatatatatatatatatatatatatatatatatatatgcttatatatatatatatatatatatatatatatatatatatatatatatatatatatatatatagcatatatatatatatatatataagcgggtgtgatttcaaGTTTCGGGTGTGTGATTCATACTACCCAAACTCGCATCCAAAATattgggtggcacccgaacccaaatccattcaactcggattttcacccgttgacttgGGTTCGAGTGCGGGTGGGCCTCGTGGGTTTGGGTCTGCTTGCATTCACTAGTTGACGAGATTAGTGAGAAAGTCAATTGATATCAGGAAATATAGTGGTTTTGCCATTAATGGAAGATGTCAAGTtgacattcttcaatttgcggatgatactcttTTGGTTGGAGAAGGCTCTTGGAAGCATGTGGGCTATTATGTCGGTGCcgaaagcctttgagcttgtttcaGGTCTTGGCATTAACTATCATAAAAGTAAGTTGATTGGCATCAACACTAGTACCGATTTTCTGGATGTCGTGGCTTATGTGCTCTCTTGTAAGGTGGAAGCTTGTAACTTTACTTTTCTTGGAATTCCTATTGGTGCTAATCTGAGAAAACATTTGACATGGGTTCCTCTTTTGAATAAGATGAAGAAACGTCTTTCGGGTTGGAAAAATCATTTTCTTAATCTTGGCGGTAGGATTACTCTCTTGAAGTCCATCCTTTGTGCTATTTCTATATTCACTATGTCTTTCTACAAGATGCCATCGAGGGTTGTCAAAGAGCTTACGAGTATTCAAGGCAAATTCTTATGGGGGTTCGGAGGGAAAGATAAAGATTCATTGGATGAGTTGAAAGAAGGTGTGTATTCCTCGTGAGAAAGGGGGGATAGGTATAAAAAACATTTCGGACTTCAATTTAGCGCTTCTTAATAAATGGAGATGTAGAACTTTGCAAGGCTTTGGTTGTTTTTGGTATGATTTGTTGAAAAATCGTAATGGGGATATTTCTATGAAGATCTATAGTGATGGATCTAGTGGTAAAATTCTTTCTTCTTATTCCTCTTGGTGGAAGGACATTCTCAAGATTGGATCACTTCCCCTTAGGGATCCCATTGAGGCGTGCTGTAAGTTTGAAGTTCGGAACGGTTTTAATATTCCTTTTTGGGAATCAAGGTGGGTGAATGAATATAGTTTAAGGGAGAAATTCCTGGATTTATTTTTACTCTCTAGTTTGAGACTAGTTTCGGTGGGCGGAATGGAGGGTTAAAGAAATGGTGAATGGTGTTGGCGAGATTCTGGTGTTAAAGCTTCATCATTTTCTTTGGCGAATCGGTCGAGTCTTTCTTCCCTCAAAGCGTTATAACGAAGGGTAGTGGTGGGGGTTTTTGACCACGAAAAAGTGGCTTGGTTCGTGGAACCAAGTGGAGTGTTTTCAATTTCTTCATGCTACTTTTTAATGCTGCGTTTCAAACTCCTTTTGGCCTTAGTAATAGGTACGATGTCTTGTTCGACAAGGTTTGAAATATGGAGGTTCCTTCAAGATCAAGGTCTTCGGTTTGAGACTTTTTGTTAATAGACTTTCTATGAAGGATCTTTTGAATATTAGAGGTATTGTTTTTCCTTTAAATTCTTTAAAGTGTGTATTTTGCGGTGTAGATTTTGAGGGTATGGATCATTCTTTTTTCAAATGCAATTTAGTGAAGATTATTTGGAAAGATATATCTTTTTGGGTTGGTAAACCGGTTGGTATAGAGGAGGAGTGCCTTTCGAATTTTATGAAGTGATACTTGCAAAGGAAAGAAGGTTAGGGAGGGCAAGTTGGGAGTTGTTTGGCTTGCAACTTCATGGTCTATTTGGCTTTTGCATAATGAGATTTGCTTTCGGAACGaaggttggaatgttgataatacgGTGTGGAATATTAAAATTTTGGTTTGGAAGTGGACGTTAATAGGAGATATTACTTATCACAATTCTAATTTTTACGAATTTAGCAAAGATCATTTGCTATACTTATCGTAATCCCAATTGGTTTGTAATCTCTTTCTTTTTGTCGGGTTATTCTCGTTCAGTTGTGTGACAcaagttggagaacccttagttttcTCGTTAATATAATTCTTGCTTACAcacatataaaattaattttaatattatcaaTTTAAAACATGAAAATTATATTCTTAATGGCTCATCATTATTTTATATTTGTTGCTAATGTCTTCAAAGAACATGTATTAATATTTCAAGACCCAAAGTTTGAATATTTAAACGAAAAATGTGTATTAGGTTAAATGTTTTCTTTCTCCAAGAAagattatttttcaataaaaaccaTTTTTTGTCATCATTGGTTTGAAGACCGACCTCTTTCTAGCTGTGCGATTGATTTGTGTTAAGGTACTAGTAAAGACTTGAACACCGAAATTAGTTGGTTTAATTTGATATGGGAAGTTCATAGTTTTAAGGAATTCACTACAATAAAATTTTCCTCATGCAAAGGGAAGTAGTAACATGATAAACACGTGGAAAAAAAGGGAGTTGCGACGTATTTATCACTTTGCTAcatgtttttaataataaaataatagaacGAACCTAAACACTTAGGGAGTcagagtttttttttaatgttgtggTGTGGTAATCGCATCGcaacttataaattaaaataaaaaaaataaaagagtcaGACATTCACATGGgggaattttgaaaattttaaaatttaggtTGTGGCGTGTATATCACGTCGCAACTTACATTTTTTAAGTTCTAACAACTTTAATTAGTGACATGATTCCCACGTCACAAATTTATAACTGTTGAGGGTTGCGACGTGAAAATCATGTcgctaattaatttatatattccaattttttttcatttccagaatttaattactttttaaatattgtaattaattatatacttttaatcaaattatttcacGGTTTTAGAACATAAAATTTCTactttcaaaataaatattttttatgagtttcttAACATGTGCTCTTAGGACACAAGTTAACAttatcctttctttattattCCTCGCATGTAGGATTAGTACTCAAATATTATTGAAATATTGCAAGTTAGGAACTATTCATTTCTTTATGATTGTGTAAAGTAACGGCAAGTTTAGGTTACAATCGGTGAAATTAAGGCTCCAACGCAAAATCTCAAAGGTGTTTTCACAAATGCCACGTGTGTGTGACTAAAACAATCAATTCCCTATACAGTAAAGGACACAAATAAATTCAGGGTGTTTTTGAAAACTCCATGTGCATGTGACTACAACAATCAATTCCCCACAATATAAACTAATATAAACTTATGTGTGTGCGACTATAACAATTATTTCTTCACATTGTAACACACTTGAAATAAAGGTCCACCCATCTATTAGTTATCCACTCCAGAGGTCGCAATGAATTTGCATCACGTCGACCCCAGCCCAAGTTTTCACATAGTCGGGGGAAGGCGACAAACATTGGCCGAGAATAGCCTTAGAGACGTCCTATAAACTACAAGGTAAGACCATGTAAGTTCGCATGGAATCTGGAGCTCAACATTTAAGATCACACTAACATACCTCATACAGGTAAAATAATACTTCATTATAAATATATGTGcatatatttttcaattataaagGTACTTTACATACAGcgcatataaataaataattaaatatgacagGGCTAATCCAACAGGGAGATGACCTCCTCATCTCTAAGCATTTGATCTAGATTAACTTTCTCCTTTGGAACACGTAGAGGATGGTGAGAACTCTCTATTTTTCGTAAGGTGTTTTTAAAACACCACTAAACTGTTCCAAGGTTGGaacttgttgtgaattcaatgccacgaataaagtataaaacaaggaagaataaaggacaaggaagaagaggaacacaagaattggttataactgctattcttttactttctcataaaacaagattacaagtttacaagaataacaaataacctctctcaccctaaattaggatttgcagcttagcaatgatgagagactagtatgctatttataataaaacctaacatactaactaatgggctttttcagcaaggcccattacacaagtcaacttaataaacaagctaacttaacaaagtagggtttaaacactaaaacctaatttaacatgctaacaactctagcatcttcgacatctgcatgctagacccatcttcgacttcagcatgcacacttcgacaccagcatgtgaacaatacttcgacttcatgcttaactctgtcgaactgtcgaaccaagaagctacccttcgacaatactagagttcgatccaatatctcacaaatctccaccttggacctaactctacaacgtcaaggaacaaactagctttcttcatgcagctttatcaactgcatacagtggaaaaacttgcaactcggcaatgtcttggtgatcatatcagcagcattgtcttcagtcgaaaccttc is a genomic window of Vicia villosa cultivar HV-30 ecotype Madison, WI unplaced genomic scaffold, Vvil1.0 ctg.000960F_1_1_1, whole genome shotgun sequence containing:
- the LOC131632549 gene encoding protein neprosin-like produces the protein MDFSSPIISLLLHFLVLVSLFCIVICLESNSQLANQTLRSEEEFHKLKKIIATRLNKINKSTVKTIQSPDGDIIDCVLTHKQPAFDHPLLKGQKPLDPPKLPKRHNLKGNWSENFQMWSLSGESCPDGTIPIRRMTEQDMLTTKRTSGFEKKVNDNTKHLHAVAYMEWREIYGARATINVWIPHVEISNEFSLSQIWLMSNSSEKDVNTIEAGWQLSPHIYKDSRPRLFIYWTADGYQHTGCYNLACPGFVHTNKNIALGAAISPTSTYNGNQFDITLSIWNDVKTGNWWLDYGSGNFIGYWPSSLFTHLKDVAAETHWGGEVTNTHYPHATSTQMGSGHFPDEGFKKASYFKNIGVLDSDNTWVPLFAEPKYFATNANCYNIKGENNCDWGYHFYYGGPGKNKNCP
- the LOC131632555 gene encoding uncharacterized protein LOC131632555, which translates into the protein MEDVKLTFFNLRMILFWLEKALGSMWAIMSVPKAFELVSGLGINYHKSKLIGINTSTDFLDVVAYVLSCKVEACNFTFLGIPIGANLRKHLTWVPLLNKMKKRLSGWKNHFLNLGGRITLLKSILCAISIFTMSFYKMPSRVVKELTSIQGKFLWGFGGKDKDSLDELKEGVYSS